The Cuculus canorus isolate bCucCan1 chromosome 5, bCucCan1.pri, whole genome shotgun sequence genome window below encodes:
- the DNAAF2 gene encoding protein kintoun — protein MAAPFSAGPIRSPPEPPELSAEEAERLQRAFRDPQFQALFAEFAAELADPAQRCLYEQEVAALERERGVELRFLHPAGGFVLLTSQAGSRRCYINVCSDPAVAAPQARPEPGGRRLSLPYALPPGREEPGRRRRLIYDVVFHPAALRLAARSARFRRLLAHTAMDAVERHCGVSLDRANAAVLRGTRYRGVPQAHAIRTPLSPDTAAPEPPDVAQEPPAIRTPVRPSAAAPEPPDIDPEPPGIDTPQHPDTAAPEPPASCTPLRPSAAPEPPDITLEPAGTPLHPDTAAPEPPSIHTPPRTSAAPEPPAARAPPRPSACSAELPPPAASPRRPGPTTPRWSIVHRSYMDLQDYQCGRAGGATRRELEVSVELPLLPRAAALELELRGRELLLRSARPAYRLQLRLPCRVDEDRGRAVFCRESRQLRLTLPLLPGEDRGEPGAEQRVEPELRVEQREPGAEQREEPELRVEPREPGAEQREEPELRVEQREPGEEQRKELELRVEPREPGEEQREEPELRMEPREPGAEQREEPELGVEQREPGAEQREEPELGVEPREPGAEQREEPELGVEQREPGAEQREEPELPAQELSGERGGEPELGAERLEGEPELRAEALGSGGAVPAGRRPGAASPVSPGAMALPVCPPFQCRQDEASVALVLHVPGIQPQSLRGDVGTNHYCIRFSSGAGAHALFLRFAPAHRLASPETSVSVSSHNAAITLAKAPGSTGHWQKFCFGLDASSALQERLFVSEENVDGFLDAVSCPSSCSQSALESQPLIEVLDVTEDRIQIRLKPQEAARSERDGKEETLSSTGGDQAEETKGSCPQTKAETHSPTADTAEGERATETNRTSMSLAAAETIGEVGFSSHHCVQKEPSDNNSAIPGKSGRKELDLESAVTGDGGAVATESENQAGLEMVGLAKAGGEEAAALAGSAQGNSDSSGSRAASLVLQEVNTEDGSVRIIRDHVTCCPIVFQNPLLYELD, from the exons ATGGCGGCGCCGTTCTCCGCGGGGCCGATCCGGTCCCCGCCGGAACCGCCGGAGCTGAGCGCCGAGGAGGCCGAGCGGCTGCAGCGGGCGTTCCGCGACCCGCAGTTCCAGGCGCTATTCGCCGAGTTCGCGGCGGAGCTGGCCGACCCCGCGCAGCGCTGTCTGTACGAGCAGGAGGTGGCGGCGCTGGAGCGGGAGCGCGGCGTGGAGTTGCGCTTCCTGCACCCCGCGGGCGGGTTCGTGCTGCTCACCAGCCAGGCCGGCTCCCGCCGCTGCTACATCAACGTGTGCAGCGACCCGGCCGTGGCGGCTCCGCAGGCCCGCCCCGAGCCCGGCGGCCGCCGCCTATCGCTGCCCTACGCGCTGCCGCCGGGCCGCGAGGAGCCggggcgccgccgccgcctcatCTACGACGTCGTGTTCCACCCGGCCGCCCTGCGCCTGGCCGCCCGCAGCGCCCGCTTCCGCCGCCTGCTCGCCCACACGGCCATGGATGCGGTGGAGCGGCACTGCGGGGTCAGCCTGGACCGCGCCAACGCCGCCGTGCTGAGAGGGACCCGCTACCGCGGCGTCCCGCAGGCCCACGCCATCCGCACCCCGCTGAGCCCCGACACTGCTGCCCCGGAGCCCCCTGACGTCGCCCAAGAGCCACCCGCCATCCGCACCCCAGTGcgtcccagtgctgctgctccagagccGCCTGACATCGACCCAGAGCCGCCCGGTATCGACACCCCGCAGCACCCCGACACTGCTGCCCCGGAGCCACCTGCCAGCTGCACCCCGCTGCGCCCCAGCGCTGCTCCAGAGCCGCCTGACATCACCCTAGAGCCAGCCGGCACCCCGCTGCACCCCGACACTGCTGCCCCGGAGCCGCCCAGCATCCATACCCCGCCGCGCACCAGCGCTGCCCCAgagccgcccgccgcccgcgccCCGCCGCGCCCCAGCGCCTGCAGCGCGGAGCTGCCACCCCCCGCCGCCTCGCCGCGCCGCCCCGGCCCCACCACGCCGCGCTGGAGCATCGTGCACCGCTCCTACATGGACCTGCAAGACTACCAGTGCGGGCGGGCCGGCGGGGCGACGCGGCGGGAGCTGGAGGTGTCGGTGGAGCTGCCGCTGCTGCCCCGAGCCGCCGcgctggagctggagctgcgCGGCCGTGAGCTGCTCCTGCGCTCCGCGCGTCCCGCCTACCGCCTGCAACTCCGCCTGCCCTGCCGCGTGGACGAGGACCGCGGCCGCGCCGTCTTCTGCAGGGAGAGCCGGCAGCTCCGCCTCACGCTGCCTCTGCTGCCGGGCGAGGACCGGGGGGAGCCCGGGGCGGAGCAGCGGGTGGAGCCCGAGCTCCGAGTGGAGCAGCGGGAGCCCGGGGCGGAGCAGCGGGAGGAGCCCGAGCTCCGAGTGGAGCCGCGGGAGCCCGGGGCGGAGCAGCGGGAGGAACCCGAGCTCCGAGTGGAGCAGCGGGAGCCCGGGGAGGAGCAGCGGAAGGAGCTCGAGCTCCGAGTGGAGCCGCGGGAGCCCGGGGAGGAGCAGCGGGAGGAGCCCGAGCTCCGAATGGAGCCGCGGGAGCCCGGGGCGGAGCAGCGGGAGGAGCCCGAGCTCGGAGTGGAGCAGCGGGAGCCCGGGGCGGAGCAGCGGGAGGAACCCGAGCTCGGAGTGGAGCCGCGGGAGCCCGGGGCGGAGCAGCGGGAGGAGCCCGAGCTCGGAGTGGAGCAGCGGGAGCCCGGGGCGGAGCAGCGGGAGGAGCCCGAGCTCCCAGCGCAGGAACTGagcggggagcggggcggggagCCCGAGCTCGGAGCCGAGAGGCTCGAAGGGGAGCCCGAGCTCCGAGCAGAGGCGTTGGGGAGCGGCGGGGCGGTTCCGGCCGGTCGCCGCCCCGGTGCCGcctcccccgtgtcccctggGGCCATGGCGCTGCCGGTGTGCCCGCCCTTCCAGTGCCGGCAGGACGAAGCCTCGGTGGCGCTGGTGCTCCACGTGCCCGGCATCCAGCCCCAGAGCCTCCGCGGGGACGTGGGCACCAACCACTACTGCATCCGCTTCTCCAGCGGCGCGGGAGCCCATGCCCTGTTCCTCCGGTTCGCGCCCGCACACAGGTTGGCATCCCCCGAGACCAGCGTGAGCGTGTCCTCACACAACGCTGCCATCACGCTCGCCAAGGCCCCCGGCAGCACTGGACACTGGCAGAAGTTCTGCTTCGGCCTCGACGCCTCCTCTGCTTTGCAG gaAAGATTGTTTGTCAGTGAAGAAAACGTTGATGGATTTCTAGACGCTGTTTCATGCCCTTCCTCTTGCTCCCAATCAGCACTGGAAAGTCAGCCATTAATTGAAGTGCTTGATGTTACTGAGGACAGAATTCAAATCAGGTTGAAG CCGCAGGAAGCAGCCCGTTCCGAACGGGATGGGAAAGAAGAAACgctcagcagcacaggaggggaTCAGGCTGAAGAGACAAAGGGCAGCTGCCCCcaaacaaaggcagaaacacACAGTCCCACAGCTGACACAGCCGAAGGAGAGCGCGCTACAGAAACCAACAGGACTTCCATGTCTCTCGCAGCAGCTGAAACAATAGGAGAAGTAGGTTTTAGTTCACACCATTGTGTGCAGAAGGAACCTTCTGACAATAATTCAGCCATTCCTGGCAAATCGGGGAGAAAGGAACTGGATTTAGAAAGTGCTGTCACAGGAGATGGAGGGGCCGTGGCCACAGAGTCTGAAAACCAAGCAGGCCTTGAGATGGTGGGTCTGGCAAAAGCAGGAGGGGAGGAGGCGGCTGCGCTCGCAGGGTCGGCACAGGGAAACAGCGACAGCTCcggcagcagagcagcctcccTGGTGCTCCAAGAAGTGAACACGGAGGATGGGAGTGTGCGGATCATCCGGGACCATGTCACGTGCTGCCCCATTGTGTTTCAGAATCCTTTGCTGTATGAATTGGACTAG